The sequence below is a genomic window from Oreochromis aureus strain Israel breed Guangdong linkage group 12, ZZ_aureus, whole genome shotgun sequence.
AAGTCCCTGCAGCTTGTGCATTGATTAGCAAAAACACAcctgataaataaatgtagataaACTTCAGCTAACCTGCTTCCTGTCCTTTTAACTCCGTAGGGGAGTCAATCCAGATTTTTGCTGAGATCGAGAACTGCTCATCACGCATGGTCGTGCCAAAGGCGGCCATCTACCAGACTCAGACCTTCTACGCCAAAGGGAAGATGAAGGAGGTTAAGCAGCTGGTGGCTAACCTGCGGGGAGAATCTCTGTCCTCGGGCAAAACGGAGACCTGGAATGGAAAGATGCTGAAGATCCCGCCAGTCTCCCCCTCCATCCTGGACTGCAGCATTATCAGAGTGGAGTACTCTCTCATGGTGAGCACAATAATGAGGCGTTTAGAGCACTTTCACGTAATCTCTCAGTGCATATTCTGATATTGTAGATTTGGAAGCACAAGTCTTGCTACTTCCAATACACTCCCATGACCTTACCACCATTATTACTTGTTTTAAgtgccattctgttgtagaagTTATATTTCCTACTAAGTCAATATCTCTTCTGGTAAAGCACCTGGCTGACTCAGCTCACATTGCCAAAACTAGGCCTTGGATTGCACCAGTTGTTATCTCCACATGCAGCTAAGAGCATTAGCCCAGAATATCTGTGGCAGCACCTGCCATCAGGGTGCTTATACCTGCTTTACACCATGAACAGAAATGCTAGGTTGCTTATACGTTGTGTAAGCGATTGACCTCATGACAGTGACCCACATATTGTCAAACTAATGCCTAACCCAGTCCTGGTTCGAGTACTTCTGAGAGGATAAAGGACCCATTTCATTTTGTGCTGACTGCTCAGCTCCAGAGCCTTTTATTAGACTGACCATAGCCcctttacattttttataaCCCTGTATgacatgttattttattttattttttgcatatgCTAAACTGTTGTGGTGTTCTCATGTCTGTGCTCAGGTGTATGTGGACATACCTGGGGCGATCAACCTGTCCCTGAACCTGCCTCTTGTTATCGGAACCATCCCTCTTCACCCATTTGGTTCCCGCACCTCCAGCGTCAGCAGCCAGTGCAGCATGAGCTGGCTGGGCATGGGTCTGCCTGAAAGGCCTGAAGGTACGTTTGATCTCATTGTCATGAAACatctttttctattttaatcAAGAGATCGTAATCGCAAGAATGCTGAAGTGTTGTTTCATCTTCATTTGTAGCTCCTCCAAGCTACGCTGAAATTGTGACAGAAGAGCAGAGGCAGAGCTGTCTGGATGTCCCAGCAGCCCGCGAGGAGCTGGACGGACCTCTCTTTGCCTATATTCACGAGTTCCGCTTCCAGCCCCCTCCTCTGTACTCTGAGGTAAGCACCAAATGGCAAATGACCTTCCTTTAGAGTCTCAAGAacagtttgttttcttgaataaacaccttttttcccctctttttccCCCATTCTAGATTGATCCTAACCCAGATCATGCCAGCCGTACAGAGGAGCGCAGACTTGATGCTTGCCCATCACGCTGAGGATATCCCAGCAATTCCCCTGAGATGTTCGGGGAAACTCAAAGAAGCCTAGCTGTAAGGCTCAGCTTTGATTATTTTCTCAGTTGACAGCGATCACAAAATGCTGTCGACAATAAGAGGAAAAACAAGAATAtccaaccaaaaaaaaccaaacaaaaacgaGTGAGTCGGGTTGGACGAATCTGTTCCTGGCTTCCCTCAGCAAGAGAAATGGGAGTCACCAGTTCCGGGTGTCTTTCCTTTCCTGTGTCAGCTTGCTGAGGGTGACATATGTACAGATGAACATGTATCCATTCTGTATGCGAAGAGGgcgggtaaaaaaaaaaaaaaaaaaaccctctagtAGCGCGAGCCCTGGTGATGGTATTGACAATGACGATGACGAGGAAGAACCGCCACGGCTCAGCCTGCCAAGCTCCTCTTCACCCCTGACTCTTCTGTACCTGTGGCACATAAGGACTTAGCTCCTCTCACAAAGGACAGAACTTGTCATGTCCGTTCATCAGCAGAACTCACCTTAAGGAAATGGGatgaagagagaaaagtgtcaCCACCGTAGTCCTGAAAGTAAgctttcagcagcagcagcatcagtcatcaaaaaaaagcaaatactaGGTCCTTCTGCCTCATTTATGGATTTGTTTTGCACATCTTGTTCTTTACTTGAGTTGTGTGGCTCTGTTTAATgagagtttaaaaaataatcactaATAGTTTAGTTTCAGCCTTGCAACGCACCAGACTATGAGACTATAAGACTTTGATCTGCATCACTCTGAGCATCGCTGAGAGTAggatttgttttaaaaacagaaaaaaaaaagaaaaaaaaacaaagactgaaaaGTACAAGAACAATGCACTGAatttgtttaagttgtttaagAAATTTCATTTTCTTGTGACTAACAACAACCAGACAGTACTTGTACAACAGCTGCAGCACACTCAATCTCCACGTggaagcttttttcttttctcgctcttttttttttttttttttttttttttttttacttcgtTGCCTCCTAAGCTTGAATCTGTGGTTTCCCTCCTCTTGAGTTTAGCTTTTCTTGTTATTCTGTTCTTGTATTCGCTCCAGTCACAGAAAAGCTTGCAGCAATTTTAGTTTTGTGGTGGCTCTGGATTTGGACTAGCAGGGTTGCAGACTTATGCCACTCAATTTGAAGCTGACGGGAAAAGCGCTTGCTTgcgtgggtgcgtgtgtgtataatttgtgtgtgtgtgtgtgtgtgtgagacataaAGTGGTGCCCTACTGAGGGACTCACCCTAATTGTTTGCAGCCCCTCTACTCCTAATCTCAGGGCAAGCCAGGCTTGCAAACCTGCCCAAATAGTACTGTCTCAGGTGGTCTTCTCACTTGCTAAACAGTTGAGTGggggggaaaagagagagagaagataaTGTTGTGAGGCTTTTGTTTTAATTGCACTGCTTAGAAAAAATAATGAAGTTTTTGTTCACTACCAAAATGAGAGGCAGACCTGTAGAGGAGCGaggcagctttttctttttgagacGAATCACATTCCCTTTTTGTCCTGCTGCACTTTCCCACTTCATCCATTACAGACTTTACCAGACCAGTGAAGCCAGAATGCTAattccaaaaaaagaagaaaaaaaggaaagaaggaaaaatgtttttgaaataaGAAAGTAAAACCGGCACAAATGAAATGCTGGGAATGTTGCTAAACTTCTGTTCATGCTGGTCAGAgcaagtagtagtagtagtagtagcagtagtagtagtaaattGAAATGAGTAATACATTGGTTTCCTAACTCATTCATGATAAAAGACCAGCTGTAACAGAGGTTCAGCATATTCAGGAAAAGATGACAagcagcactttaaaaaaaagaagaaaaaaaacactaaataagAAAAAACGTAGCATTCAGTGGTGAAGGTCTGGATTTAAAAACTACTTGGTATTAACCATGTGTTAGAGGATTTTTAAGTAAAGTGGTGTTGTGTAGGACGCAAATGCATTATTCAGTCTTTTTAAGATtagtaacttttttttccccctaagtTTACATTTCAAAACGTAACTATGGcgactttgtgtgtgtgctcggTGTGTGCATGCTCTTATCAAGATCCTGCTGGCAACTAACCATACAGCTTCTGACAGTGCTCAGTGAACTGCAGATTATTAAAGTGATCTTATCTTAGTGGCCTTGACACAGAAAGGACTTGATCATGATGCTTCATTTTTCAATGTCTCTGCAACTCTTGTTTTCGTTTCTCTTTGTTTAACACTTGTATGTTTTCAGACCTTtccgtgggttttttttttgttgttgaaatgGACAAAaagggaagagagaaaaaacctTTAAAGCAAGGGttgttttaaacaaagaaacaaaaaaaagacatcttGGACAGGCCTTGattgtgtcattttattttttttctgaagcTGATGAGGGTTGACTATTATCTTTTTCCATGTATTTCTGGGCATTGATAGGTTGGTTTTTATAATTTTAACAAACAGCCTCTTGGGTTGGTCTCCCTGACCTGTCTGATGCTCTTCAGGCCAGGGAGTGGCAGCTGTTGATCAGCACCCTTCTCCCTTCAAGAAACATTTATGTAACCTGGGacaaaacactttctttttGTGGTAACTAATGTACTTGTTTTGCAATTCTTTGTTGGGGGGTTTTATCTTAGGGAAACTGAATCAAGCTACGCGGTAATGAATAAGCTTACATATTTGTTTCAGGTGGGTCAATTCCATAGTCCATTTGCTTGGGCCTCAGAGTAGTCCAGTGTCAAAACTAAGCTAAATTCCTGACCTGAAGAAGGCGGGAACTGAAATGTTCAGAGAGATGGGATGTAGGAGATGGGATCTGAAACATTTTAGAAACAAAGTGCAATATTACTCAAAGAATTTTCTTCattctcattttttttccatcttgaTGATGTATTGATATTCTATGAATATACTATGTTCTGAATGCTTTAACCTTTCGTCTAGTTCTTCCTCTTGATTTGAATAAACATTTGTTCTAAATTACACAACTGTggttcgtgtgtgtgttttccctcCAAGGCTGTACACACAATAAGTGTAGGTCAATTGCACACTTGTTCACCTTTGCTGCGTTTCACTGACCGCCATCGTGTACAACTGATCACAGCAAAGCAGCCTCTAAAGACAAAAGCAAATGGTGTTTAAATGTCTAATCATCATCCAGTGctttacttaaaaacaaaaatctataCAAATGGGTCACAAGAGAATTACAAGCACACAGGCAGCCAACCTGCTGGATGCAGATCATGTCTTGAAAAGTAGTACAACACTGCCCCTAGAGGTGGTTTGAAGGTAGCACTGATCCCTACTGGCAAAAGATGCAAGGTACTAAGACGGACACTGAGTGGGTCTTAGTTTGATCACAAGTACTAAGATATTGGACGATGCACACATTTTGTGttaaaaccaaaaacatttgTGTTGATACAACTTCAAATTGCCTgtaatttttgtaaaaaaaaaaatactgcagtatttttgttttagctCAGTCTGTCCTGAAATAAGACAGTGTTAAAGTTTGCCTACATTAACTGGCCCTAATTGTTTAAACTCAGGTAAATGTTTAACTTGTACAACTTGCAGCTTTCTAACTTTATAGAGCTGCTCTCTTGGTGGTTTGTCTACACATGACCTCTTTATTATGTTTAACAGTCTCTGCAGACCAGTAAGTCAATTTCATCCGTAATGTATCGACTTGCATTTTACGTCAGCCCAGTTTTTTACTGATTGATTTTTCTTTACAAACTATGTGAATGTGTGCACAAGTGAGCTCAGCAAATTCGATCCCGCAGGATGTGAAAGGATGTGTTGTAGGGCCTACTGTATTTGTCGCAAATCCAGCTGGAACAAGATGCACAAATGATCTCACCGACACCAAGAATGTCGGTGCTGTTGCATAACTGGACCTCACAGTTTCTGATACTTCAAAGCTCTGTGACGTGCAATAGAAACGGAGGAATGAAGGAACCGCTTTCAATTTTCTTCCCCAAAATTAACATGGCAAATTCGAAGAGACAGCTCATCAACTTTTACTGGAAATGTTTGCAAAGTATTAGTTCAAGCCAGCCTCAGTGATGACTCAGCAGCCTGGCCAGCTTTGACCCAGcacttcagttttctctttgtctcctCTTCTCAACCCTCAATCCCCCCCTGGCCCCTTTTGACTTTTGTGGGCCCGGGCCTTTGTGGGTGTGTGACCCCTGTAgactggggagaaaaaaaggaggaggggATTACTAAGGGAAACCATAGATTGTGgcagtgtgcatgcatgtgtgtgtggtgagagcGTTGATTAGCAATTGCTGACGCTACACAGGCCTCAGCTGTTTCCTCTCACAGGCTAATCCCACTACCCAGAAGCCCCCGTGTGATCCAGAGGTTCTCGGCAACCTGGTGTGACTAGGCACGTTCAGCGTGGACGGGGATGTTCGGGCTGAGGCCCCTGTAAGCCTGCCTGCCAGTGTCACATCATCACTGTGACATAATagaaatgcaaacacacacacacacgctgggGGGACTGGAACGCGGCAGTGATGTGAACTCACACATTCTTATGAAACAATTGGACAGCCAGCATAGCCACAGGTCTAATAATGCAATGGAAGTACAGATCTGGGAATAGGCATAAATGTATCTGAGAAACTCAAAATTGTGACCACTGTTTTTATAAAATGAGAGAGGCATTTCAGCATGATCCACACATTGATTTAGTATATTACAGACATATATAATCTAAGCCATACGGTCTGACCTCTTGATGACACAGCCTGACCTCTGCAGCTGATACAGACAGAACTGAGCTACTGTGTAGTTATCATTAAAGTATACGCTTTTCTCTCAAGACAAACCCATTTTACTACAGATAGACTCACAAACTCTGGCCTTTCTACATCACATTTGTAACTGGATAACCTTATTTGCTAAACTAGTTGCCATGTCACTGAACCATGCTCGCatgaagttttaaaaagtacatttttcagTGACAGAGGGATGCAGATATTCTGGAAGGATATagaatttttaaaagtatttag
It includes:
- the arrdc3a gene encoding arrestin domain-containing protein 3a isoform X1 — encoded protein: MVLGKVKSFTVSYDCLNDSNVPVFSSGDCVSGRVIIEVTGEIRVKSLKIHAKGFAKVRWTESRNAGSNTAYTQNYTEEVEYLNHKDILIGHERDDDNSEEGLTTIHSGRHEYAFSLELPQTPLATSFEGKHGSVRYWVKAELHRPWLLPMKTKKEFTVFEHIDINTPLLLSPQAGTKDKTLCCWFCTSGPISLSAKIERKGYTPGESIQIFAEIENCSSRMVVPKAAIYQTQTFYAKGKMKEVKQLVANLRGESLSSGKTETWNGKMLKIPPVSPSILDCSIIRVEYSLMVYVDIPGAINLSLNLPLVIGTIPLHPFGSRTSSVSSQCSMSWLGMGLPERPEAPPSYAEIVTEEQRQSCLDVPAAREELDGPLFAYIHEFRFQPPPLYSEIDPNPDHASRTEERRLDACPSR
- the arrdc3a gene encoding arrestin domain-containing protein 3a isoform X2; translated protein: MVYMCLDYCPPCFSDDDNSEEGLTTIHSGRHEYAFSLELPQTPLATSFEGKHGSVRYWVKAELHRPWLLPMKTKKEFTVFEHIDINTPLLLSPQAGTKDKTLCCWFCTSGPISLSAKIERKGYTPGESIQIFAEIENCSSRMVVPKAAIYQTQTFYAKGKMKEVKQLVANLRGESLSSGKTETWNGKMLKIPPVSPSILDCSIIRVEYSLMVYVDIPGAINLSLNLPLVIGTIPLHPFGSRTSSVSSQCSMSWLGMGLPERPEAPPSYAEIVTEEQRQSCLDVPAAREELDGPLFAYIHEFRFQPPPLYSEIDPNPDHASRTEERRLDACPSR